The DNA window TCCAGTGGTAGAGGCAGCGGCGGCGCAGCGCGTCGTGCAGGTCGCGGCTGCGGTTGGAGGTGAGCACCGCGATCGGCGGGCGCTCGGCGACGAAGGTGCCCAGCTCGGGCACCGTCACCGCGGACTCGCCGAGGAACTCCAGCAGCAGCGCCTCGAATTCGTCGTCGGCGCGGTCGATCTCGTCGATCAGCAGCACAGGCGGGCGGGGGCCGCGGTGCCGCACGCAGCGCAGGATGGGCCGGTCCACCAGGTAGGCCTCGGTATAGAGATCCCGTTCGTCGATCCCGGTACCGCTCGCCTCGGCCAGCCGGATGGACAGCAGCTGGCGCTGGTAGTTCCAGTCGTAGAGGGCCTCGTTCGCCGTCAGGCCCTCGTAGCACTGCAGCCGGACCAGCGGGGTGTCCAGCACCGCGGCAAGGGTTTTCGCGGCGGTGGTCTTGCCGACGCCGGGCTCGCCCTCGAGCAGCAGCGGCCGGCCCAGCGTGACCGCGAGGTAGATCGCCGACGCGGTCCCGGTGTCGAGCAGGTAGTCCCGCGCGTCGAACCGGTCGATGACGTCGGCCGGGCTCTCGAAGATCGCCCTCATGCGCCGGCTCGGCCCGCGGCGAACGCCGCCCGGCATCCTGGGCCGCAGAACCAGTAGTCCACCCCGGCCACCTGCAGGTGCTCGGCGGCGGGCGCGGCCGAAACCGTCATGCCGCAGACCGGGTCGATCGCCCCGGGCGCGGTGCGCACCGCCGCGGCGGCAGGCCCGGGCCGCCGGCGCCGCGGATGGCGGCGACGAGTTCGGCCGCGATCGACACCGCGATCTCGGCGGGCGTCTTGGCGCCGATCGGCAGACCGACCGGGGTGTGCACGCGGGCCCGCTCGTCCCCGGAGAGGGAGAGCGAGTCGAGGATCGAGGCGCCGCGCACCCTGCTGGCCACCAGACCGATGTAACCGATGCCGTGATCCAGTGCGGCGCGGATGATCCCGGCCTCGGGGCCACCGTGGCTGGCGATCACGACGGCGGTCGGCAGGGCCGTGACATCGACCGGGTCGGCGTCGGCGCGCGCGTCGTACCCCAGCACCGCGCACACCCGGACCAGCGCTTCGGCGATCGGCGTGGCGCCGTGGACCCGGATCAGCGGGGGCGGCAGCTGCGGGGTCAGGAAGATTTCCAGCGATCCGCCGGACAGGCACGGGTTGACCACCACGCAGGCGCCGGGCGCCTCGGGGAAGTGCACGTCGCCGTCGGGAAGCACTCGCAGCAGCACGCTTTCGTTCGTCTGCAGCGCGCCCAGCGCCGCCTTGCGGACCGAGTTCTGCGCGCACTGGCCGCCGACGAAACCCTCGATCGTGCCGTCCGCGAGCAGGATCGCCTCGTCGCCCGGGTAGACCGAGGTGGGCGGCTGGGCCCGCACCACCGTCGCGTGCACGAACGGTGTCCGTGCCGCCAACAGCTGCTGGGCGCGCTCGCCGATGATGGACATCAGATGGGGGGCCTCGCTCTGCCCTGCATGGCCTCCCACACCCGCGACGGCGTCAGCGGCATGTCGGCGTGGCGAACGCCGAACGGCGCCAGCGCATCGACCACCGCGTTGACCACCGCGGGCGGGGAGCCGACGGTGGCCGACTCGCCGATCCCCTTGGCGCCGATCGGGTGGTGCGGCGACGGCGTCACGGTATGCCCGGTTTCGAGATGCGGCACCTCCATGGCGGTCGGGATCAGGTAGTCCATCAGCGAGCCGCCCAGGCAGTTGCCGTCGTCGTCGAAGGCGATCCACTCCATCAGCGCCATCCCGATGCCGTCGACGACGCCGCCGTGCACCTGCCCCTCGATGATCATCGGGTTGATCCGGGTCCCGCAGTCGTCGACCGCCAGGAAGCGCCGCACCTTGACCACCGCGGTGCCCGGATCGATGTCGACTACGCAGAAGTACGCGCCATAGGGGTAGGTGAGATTCGAAGGGTTGTAGCACACTTCGGCGTCCAGTCCGCCCTCGAGACCCTCGGGCAGGTCGCCGGCCCCGTGCGCGCGCATCGCGATGTCGGCGATCGTCACCGACGCCGACGGGTCGCCCTTGACTCTGAACGTGCCCTTCTCCCACTCCAGGTCGGCGACCGACACCTCGAGCATGCCCGAGGCGATGATCTTGGCCTTGTCGCGGATCTTGCGGGCCACCATCGCCGCGGCCGCACCCGAGACGGGCGTCGAGCGGCTGCCGTAGGTGCCCAGGCCGAACGGCGTCTGGTCGGTGTCGCCGTGCACGACGTCGATGTCGTCGGGCGGAATGCCCAGTTCCTCCGCGACGATCTGGGCGAACGTCGTCTCGTGGCCCTGGCCCTGGGTCTGGACCGACAGGCGCACAACGGCTTTGCCCGTCGGGTGCACCCGCAGCTCGCAGCCGTCGGCCATGCCCAGGCCCAGGATGTCCATGTCCTTGCGTGGGCCGGCCCCGACCGCCTCGGTGAAGAACGACATCCCGATGCCCATCAGCTCGCCGTTTTGCCGCCTGCGCCTCTGTTCATCGCGTAACGCCTCATATCCGACCATGTCCATGGCCTTGCGCAGGGTGGTCTCGTAGTCGCCGGAGTCGTACACCCAGCCGGTCTTGGTGGTGTAGGGAAACTGCTCGGGGCGCAACAGGTTTCGCAGCCGCAGCTCGGCGGGGTCCAGCTTGAGCTCGTAGGCCAGGCAGTCCACCAGCCGCTCCACCAGGTACACCGCCTCGGTGATCCGGAAGGAGCACGCGTAGGCCACCCCGCCGGGCGCCTTGTTGGTGTACACCCCGGTCACCCGCGAGTACGCCGCCTCCAGGTCATAGCTGCCGGTGAACACCCCGTAGAACCCGGCCGGGTACTTCGTCGGCGCGGCCTGGCCGTTGAACGCGCCGTGGTCGGCGAGCACGTTCGAGCGCACCGCGAGGATCTTGCCGTCCGCGGTGGCCGCGATCTCGCCGACCATGATGTAGTCGCGCGCGAAACTGGTCGACGTCAGGTTCTCGCTGCGGTCCTCCATCCACTTGACCGGCTTGCCCAGCACCAGCGAGGCCACGATGGCGCACACGTAGCCGGGATAGATCGGCACCTTGTTGCCGAATCCGCCGCCGACGTCGGGGGAGATCACCCGGATCTTGTGCTCGGGCAGGCCGGCGACCAGCGCGTAGAGGGTGCGGTGCGCGTGTGGGGCCTGCGAGGTGGTCCACAGCGTCAACTTGCCGCTGACCGAGTCCAGATCGGCCACCGCGCCGCAGGTTTCCATCGGGGCGGGATGCACGCGGGGATAGACCATCTCCTGGGTGACGACGACGTCGGCGCGCGCGAACACCGCCTCGGTGGCCGCGGCGTCGCCGGTCTCCCAGTCGAAGATGTGGTTGTCGTTCTTGCCCTCGAGGTCGGTGCGGATCACCGGCGCGGACTCCTCGAGCGCCTTGCGCACGTCGATGACGGGGTCCAGCGGGTCGTAGTCGACGTCGATCAGCTCCAGCGCGTCGCGGGCCGAGTACCGGTCCTCGGCGACGACGAACGCCACCTCCTGGCCCTGGAAGCGCACCTTGTCGGTGGCCAGCACGGCCTGCACGTCGCCTGCCAGCGTCGGCATCCACGCCAGGCCCTTCTCGGCCAGGTCCGCGCCGGTGACGACGGCCTTGACCTTCGGGTGGGCCAGGGCCGCGGACACGTCGATGCCGGCGATGCGGGCATGCGCGTAGGGCGAGCGCAGGATCGCCAGATGTAGCATGCCCGGCAGCGCGACGTCGTCGACGTAGGTGCCGCGGCCGCGAATGAAGCGCGGGTCCTCCTTGCGCAGCATCCGCCCGTAGCCGCACGGCTTCTGGTCGTTGTCCGCGGTGTCTTCGGGTGAGGGGGGCCGTGATTCGATCGTCGTCATGAGGTGGCCTCCACCGCGTCGGCGTGCTTGGCGGCCCACTGGATGGAGCGCACGATCGTCGTGTAGCCGGTGCACCGGCAGATCTGGCCCGAGATGGCCTCGCGGATGGTCTGCTCGTCGGGGTCGGGGTCGCGGTCCAGCAGGGCGCGAGCGGTGATCATCATCCCCGGGGTGCAGAAGCCGCACTGCAACCCGTGGCAGCGCATGAACCCCTCTTGCACCGGGTCGAGCCGGCCGTCCACGGCCAGGCCCTCCACGGTGCGCACGGCGTGCCCCGAGGCCATCACCGCCAGCATCGTGCACGACTTCACCGGCACGCCGTCGACGTCGACCACGCACGTGCCGCAGTTGCTGGTGTCGCAGCCCCAGTGGGTGCCGGTGAGCCGCAGGTGATCCCGCAGGAAGTGCACGAGCAGCGTGCGCGGTTCGACGTCGGCGGTCACCTGCTCGCCGTTGACGGTCATGTTCACCTGCATGGTCAGTCGCTCCCTTGTGCGCCGGCCCGCTGCGCCGCGAAGCGCAGCGTGCGGATGGTCAGCTCGGAGGCCAGGTGCCGCTTGTACTCGGCGGTGCCGCGGATGTCGGTCACCGGTTCGCAGGCCTGCGCGGCGCGCCGGCCCGCCTCGGCGAAGGTCTCCTCGGTGGCCGGCCGGCCGGCCAGCGAGGCCGCGAGTTCGGCCAGCGCGTCGTGGTCGGGGTTGACTGCGGTCAGGCCGACGCGGGCGGCGGCCAGTGCCGGGCCGTCCAGGGTGACGGCCGCGCCCGCCGCCGCGACGGCCCAATCCCCTACCCGCCGTTCTACTTTCGCGTATGCGCTGGCACTCCTGGGCCGCAGCGGGATTCGCACCTCGACGAGGATCTCGTTGTGGGCCAGTGTGGTCTCGTACGGGCCAGCCAGGAATTCGTCGATCGGGATCTCGCGTTCGCCCCCCGGTCCCCGGGCCAGGCACACCGCGTCGAGCACCAGGCACACCGTCGAGAGGTCCTCGGCCGGATCGGCCTGGCACAGCGAGCCGCCGAGGGTGCCGCGGTTGCGGACCACCGGGTCGGCGATCACCCGTTCGGCGTCGCGGAAGATCGGGCACTTCGCGGCCAGGGTGTCGGACTCGAGCAGCTCGCGGTGCCGGGTCATGGCGCCGATGCGGACCAGCGTCGGGTCGGTGATCACGTAGCCGAGCTCGAGGGCCAGGTCGTTGAGGTCGATCAGATATTCGGGGTTGGCGATCCGCAGCTTCATCATCGGCAGCAGGCTGTGCCCGCCGGCGATCACCCGCGCGCCCTCCCCCAACCGATCCAGCAAGCCGATGGCGTGGTCCACACTCGTCGCGCGTTCGTATTCGAAGGGGCCGGGTACTTGCATGCGCCACAGTGTCAGCCCGCCCCGTGGGGGCGTCAATAGCGAGTTAAGGAATCCCTGAACTGGCCCTCGAGCTGCGCGTCGTGGTGGATTCGCCCGGTGGTGCACCCCAGCGGCAGGCCCCCGCCGCCCCAGCGTCGGGCGATGATGTCGGCGGCGATCGAGACCGCGGTCTCCTCCGGGGTGCGCGCGCCGAGGTCCAGCCCGATGGGGCTGGCCAGCCGGCTCAGCTCGGTGTCGGTGAGCCCCACCGCCCGCAGCCGGTCCATCCGGTCGTCGTGGGTGCGGCGCGATCCCATCGCGCCGACGTAGCCGACGTCCAGGCGCAGCGCCACCTCGAGCAGCGGGACGTCGAACTTCGGGTCGTGGGTGAGCACGCAGATCACCGTGTCCCGGTCGACGGCGCCAGCCGCCGCCTGCGCGGCCAGATATCGGTGCGGCCAGTCGACGACGACCTCGTCGGCCGACGGGAAGCGCGCCCGGGTGGCGAACACAGCGCGCGCGTCGCACACCGTGACGCGGTAGCCCAGGAACGACCCCTGCCGGGCCAGGGCGGCGGCGAAGTCGATCGCCCCGAAGACCAGCATCCGGGGCGGCGGGGCGTTGCTGGAGACGAAGACCTCCATGCCGTCGCCGAGGCGCTGGCCGTCGGGCCCGTACTCGAGGACCTCGCTGCGGCCCAGCGCCAGCAGGCCGCGGGCGTCGTCGGTGACCGCGGCGTCGGCGCGCGGCGAGCCCAAAGACCCCGACAGAGCGTCGGGCCTGACGATGAGCCGGCGGCCCACCCACGCCGCGTCGGGGTGGGCGATGACGGTCGCGACCGCCACGGGACGACCCGCCGCGACGTCCTCGGCGATCGACCCAAGTTCGGGAAACGTTGCCCGCGAGACCGACTCGATGAAGACGTCGATGATGCCGCCGCAGGTCAGACCGATCTCGAACGCGTCGTCGTCGCTGACCCCGTAGCGTTCCAGTCGCGGTGTCCCGGTGTGCGCGACCTCGGTGGCCAGCTCGTAGACCGCGCCCTCCACGCAGCCGCCCGACACCGATCCGGTCGCCGAGCCGTCGGGGGCCACCAGCATCGACGCGCCCGGCTGCCGCGGCGCCGACCGCAGCGTGCGCACGACGGTGCCCAGCCCCGCGGTCGCACCGGCACGCCAGATCGGCATCAGCTGAGCAAGCACTTCCCGCACGGGTTCCAACGTAGGCTCATACCCATGACTCCGGCTCAACTTCGGGCCTATTCGGCGGTGGTTCGGCTGGGATCGGTGCGGGCCGCCGCCGCGGAGCTGGGTGTTTCCGACGCCGGGATCTCGATGCACGTGGCGGCGCTGCGCAAGGAGCTCGACGACCCGTTGTTCACCAGAACCGGTGCCGGGCTGGCGTTCACGCCCGGCGGCCTGCGGCTGGCCAGCCGCGCCGTGGAGATCCTGGGCCTGCAGCAGCAGACCGCCATCGAAGTCACCGAGGCGGCCCACGGGCGCCGCCTGCTGCGCATCGCGGCGTCGTCGGCGTTCGCCGAGCACGCCGCGCCGGGGCTGATCGAGCTGTTCTCGTCGCGCGCCGACGACCTGTCGGTGGAGTTGAGCGTGCACCCCACCAGCCGGTTCCGCGAGCTGATCTGCTCGCGCGCCGTGGACATCGCGATCGGCCCGGCCGGTTCGGTCGGTTCGGACGAGACGATCTTCGTGCGAGCCTTCCTGAAATATCAGATCATCGCCGTCGTCGGGCCGAAAAGCCCACTGGCCAAAGGTTTTCCGACTGCCGCGGCGCTTCGTGCCCAGCAGTGGATGCTGGGGCCGTCGGCGGGCGGAGTGGACGGTGAGATCGCGGTCATGTTGCGCGCCTTGGAGATTCCGGAGTCACAGCAGCGGATCTTCCAGAGCGACGCCGCCGCGCTCGAGGAGGTGCAGCGGGTCGGCGGGGTGAGCCTGGCGATCGGCTTCGCGGTGGCCAAGGACCTGGCCGCCGGGCGGCTGGTGCACGTCAATGGGCCGGGGCTGGACCGCTCGGGCGAATGGTGCGCGGCGACCCTGGCGCCGGCGGCTCGCCAGCCCGCCGTGTCGGAGCTGGTGCGCTTCATCACCACACCCCGGTGCACGCAGGCGATGATCCGCGGGTCCGGCGTCGGGGTGACGAGGTTCCGCCCCAAGGTACACGTCACGTTGTGGAGTTGAGCGTGAATCCTGGTTGCTACCACGCGCGATCGAGGTCGGCGTGCTGGCGAATCCAGGCGTGCATCGCGATCCCGGCGGCCACCCCGGCGTTGATGCTGCGCGTCGAGCCGAACTGCGCGATGGACACCGCGATCGACGCGCCGGCGCGAATGTCGTCGGTGATGCCCGGCCCCTCCTGACCGAACACCAGCAAACACTCGCGGGGCAACGCCACCTCCTCGATGCGCACGGCGCCCGGGACGTTGTCCACCGCGACGACGCTCAACCCGGCGCCCGCCGCGAACTCCAGCAGTTCGCCGGTTCGGTCGTGGTGGCACAGCCGCTGGTAGCGGTCGTTCACCATAGCGCCGCGGCGATTCCAGCGCCGCCGCCCCACGATGTGCACGGTGTGCACCGCGAAGGCGTTGGCGGTGCGCACCACCGAGCCGATGTTGGCGTCGTGGCCGAAGTTCTCGATCGCCACGTGCAACGGGTGGCGGCGGGTGTCGATGTCGGCGATGATCGCCTCCCGGGTCCAGTACCGATAGGCGTCAACGACGTTGCGGGTGTCGCCGTCGCGCAACAGGATCGGGTCGTAGCGCGGGTCGTCGGGCGGCTCGCCCGGCCAGGGCCCGACGCCGGCGGCCGGCGCCCCCCACTCGGTGGGCCCGGGCTCGTTCATCGCTGCGTCCACACGCCGGCGTGGGTGCCGTCGACCGCGACCGTCGCGTAGAGCAGCGCCTCGTTGATGTCGCCCTGGGTGCACAGCGACGCGTCGACGTGCACCGCGTCCAGCGAGGCATCGGGCAGGATCAGCACCGACGACCCGTACGCGGAGCAGGCCGGGTTCAGCCCCGGAGCGGGCAGGGTCGGCGAGGCGAGCAGCATCATCGGGCCGCCGCGCTTGGCGGAGTCGTCGCGGTAGCGGTCCGCGAGGGCGGTGGCCTCCAGCCCCAGCAGCATGTAGCCGTTGCCGGTGAACGCGGCCGGGTCACCGAGCTGCGCCCTGGTCACCGGGGTGCCGTCGGCGTGCCAGGCCGACAGGTTGACGGTCTTGACGACCAGGCCGGTGTCGTTGGCGTTGGTCGGCATCAGCCCCACGGGGAACGCCGCAGGGTAGGCCGCCGACGTCTTGGGGATGCGGTCGCGCGGCGAGTAGGCGTACACGCCGCGGACCTGGCTCCGGTCCTTCTGCGGGCCGAGGCACACGGTGCCGGTGAGCCGGTCGGGCGGCGCCGACAGCGGGGAGGGGATCTGCCGCCCGCTGCTGACCGCGCTGTCGCAGCTGCCCAGCGCGGTGGCCTCCAGCGGGTGCGCCAGCGCCCCGTAGAGCCCGAAGCGAATGTCCTCCGGTCTTGCGTGCGGGCTGTTGGGCGACGCGACGCTGGCGTCGACGTCGATCAGTACGTAGTCCTCCGACCAGCGCAGGTTCGACACCCCGATGTTCCAGCCCAGCAACGCCAGCGACTCGCCGAACCGCGCCCCTTCGGCGCCATAGGGGCGGACGGGATGGGCGGAACTCGAGCAGCCGGCCAGGCAGGCGGCGATGACGAGGAGGGCGCTCGCGGCGCGCTTCGGCGACCGGAATCTAAAGCGCATCAGTCACGTTCGCCACATGCGCCACTGGCCAGGAACGGTCGACTTTTTGCCCGCCTCACAGCGACAAATCGGAGCGGGAGGGAATTGTCGCTGCGAGGCGGGCACAACGAATGCCGCCCACGCCAGAGGCCCGTGCGGCAGGTGTGACGATTGGTGCATAGCCCCGCTCGCCGCCTAGCCCAGCCCCAGATCGGCAAGGCCCAGCACGCTGCGGTATAGCAGCCCCTCGGCGCGGATGGCCTCGGCGGCGCCGGTGGCGCGGTCCACCACGGTGGCAACACCCACCACCTCGCCGCCCGCCTCCTGGACGGCATGCACCGCCGTCAGCGCCGAGTTGCCCGTGGTGCTGGTGTCCTCCACCACCAGCGCCCGCCGCCCTGCGACCTCGGAACCCTCGATAAGTCGTTGCATACCATGGGTTTTCGCGGCCTTACGGACGACGAACGCGTCGATCGGCCGCCCGGGCGCGTGCATGACGGCCGTCGCCACCGGGTCGGCGCCCAGGGTCAGGCCGCCGACCACCGCGTAGTCCCAGTCGCTGGTCAGCTGCCGGACCAGGGTGCCGATCAACGCCGACGCCCGGTGGTGCAACGTGGCGCGGCGCAGGTCGACGTAGTAGTCGGCCTCCTTGCCCGACGACAGCGTGACCCGGCCGTGCACCACCGACAGGCGCCGCACCAGCTCGGCCAGCTCCGCGCGGTCAGCTTCGTCCACGGCCGCCCCCGACCCGACTCGCCGCCGCGCGCACCAGGTTCCGCGGGATCATCCGCCCCGCGGCCACGAGCGCCTTGTACTGCAGCCCGGGCACGCTGACCACCTTGCCGGCGGAGACGTCGGCGAGGCTCTTGTCGACCACGTCATCGACCTCGAGCCACAGGAACGACGGCAGCCGGGCCATGTCGATTCCCGCCCGCTCGTGGAACTCGGTGTGCACGAACCCCGGGCACACCGCGTGCACGCCGACGCCAGTGCCCCGCAGGCCGCCGGCCAGGCCCTCGCTGAAGGACACCACCCAGGCCTTGGACGCCGAGTAGGTCGACCCCCGCCCGGACAGCAGCCCCGCCACGCTGGCCACGTTGATTACCGTGCCCGCACCGGCGGCGAGCATGGCCGGCAGCGCGGCCCGGGTCAGCTGCATCACCGCGGTGACGTTGACGTCCAGTTGCGCCTGCAGCAGCGTGGGATCCGTCGCCCAGAACTCCCCCGACGTGCCGAATCCGGCATTGTTCACCAGCACCCGCACCCCCCCGGCGAGCCGGTCGACAACCTCATTGCGCTCGGCCGCGTCGGACAGGTCGGCGGACAGGATGTCGACACCGCCCGCCTCGGTCTTCAACTCCGCCGCGAGTGCGGCCAGCCGGTCGGCGTCGCGGGCGACCAGCACCAGGTCGTAGCCGTCGGCGGCGTAGCGGCGGGCATAACCGGCACCGATCCCGGACGTGGGCCCGGTGATCAGGGCTACGGGGCGAGACATGAGCGACCGGCGCGGTCAGCGCTGGTAGTTGGAGGCCTCGCGGCCGTTGACCGGTGGCGGCGGGCGGTGCACGCCTTCGGGCCGGCCCTCGGTGCGGGGCTGGTCGCGGCGCACGGGCTCCGGCTCGCGCCGGCCAGCCTCACCGACCAGGCCCGCCACGTCGTGCTGCGCCCGCCGCGGCGGCAGTTCCCCGCGTCCGGCCGGCATCAGCGGACGGCTCGGCGAGGCACTGCGCAGGCCCGCCGGCGCGCCCGACTCCGAGGCGGTCTCCTGCGGCAGCGGCGGCAACACCCGCAGCAGGTCGTTGAACTGCCGCACGGTGCGCAGGCCCTCGTCCCACTGGGCGCGCGTGCTGGCGATCGGCATGGCCACCAGCGTCCAGTTCTGCTCGTTCCACATGATCTCGGCGCAGTCGGGCGCAGTGTGGGCAAAGGTGACCATGCGCCGGTCGCAGGCCCGCCGGGCCGCGTCCAGGTTCGTCGAGTACACCATCCGCGGCCCGATCGCACCGAGCAGCCAGATGTCGTTCTCCCGCGGCTCTTTGAGCCCCTTGAGCCGCAGGTCCACCACCACGTTGGTGCCCACCTTGCGGTGCAGCGCGATCACCGTGGCCACCTCTTCGAGGTCGAAGATGTAGACCGCCTCGCCGCGGATCTGCCCCAGCACGACGTTGTGGGCGGCGACCTCCCCCACCGTCGACATCACCCCGCGCTTCCAGCGCTTGAGGATCTCGGTCGACTCACGCTCGTAGTCGAAGCCGTGCGACCGCGCCCACGACTTGCGGCGCCGGCTGCGGCCGCGACGCCGGTCGATGTCGACGTACAGCAGCACGCCCGCGCCGACGAAGCAAAGGGCGGACAGCGTGAACCAAAGGGGAACCATCCCAAGTAGGTTATCTGCTCTTGGGCCGGAGTGGAGAATGCCACCAGGTCACAACCGCGCATCAGGCGCGTGACGGCACGCCCGGGGGGCTGGTGAAACCGCCGACCGCGCCGGGACCAACCCGAGCGCACCGACCGCGTCGTTCTACTACAACGTGGTCGGCTTCCAGGCCATGAAGATCGCGGCCGCGCACGTGAGCATCGACCTGCCCGGTCCGCCCGGGGCTGGTGCAGTGCGCCGCCGACGAGACCGGGTCCATCCCGTGCGCGATCGCCGGTGCGGGCACCGACCACGTCACGGTCACCACCGCGGCGCTGCCACCACAGAACCCGGTCACCGTGCGGCTCGACCTGCGGGTGCCGCTTCCGCGCCGGGCCACGCTGCCGTGGACCGAGCGCTGGCGGCCCTGGCAGTGCTCGGTGTCGTCGCGTTCAACGCGCTGCGCCGCCTCGACGTCAAGGCCCAGGAGGCGCTCGGCGGGATCGCCGTGCAGCTGACCCGCCGGGCCGACCTGGTGCCCAACCTGGTCAACACCGTCAAAGGTTATGCGGCGCATGAGAAGTCGGTCTTCGAAGAGGTCACCGGAGACCAGCGTCGACGAGAAGGCGCGGGCGCAGGGGCCAACT is part of the Mycobacterium sp. HUMS_12744610 genome and encodes:
- the ttfA gene encoding trehalose monomycolate transport factor TtfA, translating into MVPLWFTLSALCFVGAGVLLYVDIDRRRGRSRRRKSWARSHGFDYERESTEILKRWKRGVMSTVGEVAAHNVVLGQIRGEAVYIFDLEEVATVIALHRKVGTNVVVDLRLKGLKEPRENDIWLLGAIGPRMVYSTNLDAARRACDRRMVTFAHTAPDCAEIMWNEQNWTLVAMPIASTRAQWDEGLRTVRQFNDLLRVLPPLPQETASESGAPAGLRSASPSRPLMPAGRGELPPRRAQHDVAGLVGEAGRREPEPVRRDQPRTEGRPEGVHRPPPPVNGREASNYQR
- a CDS encoding LemA family protein; this encodes MDRALAALAVLGVVAFNALRRLDVKAQEALGGIAVQLTRRADLVPNLVNTVKGYAAHEKSVFEEVTGDQRRREGAGAGANFLQLHEQLADTENQPAFARQYYNDAAAGPNQRVVTILWMFFTGLAGVQKRPFDRAPEGQRAPPQVQF